One Arachis hypogaea cultivar Tifrunner chromosome 2, arahy.Tifrunner.gnm2.J5K5, whole genome shotgun sequence genomic window, gtgtgttcgagctctaaactatgttccaaaacaatatttcttcatacaagtttttcaaaaagtttttcatttaaattagtgaaatactataaaaatttcttgaaaaagaaaatattacttaaaccaagtagtgactaaatgcataaaatcaaacaaacatgcaaatgcaacaattaacaaattgacattggtgttgagaagggactaactaacccgcggagatcggtatcgacctccccacacttaaagattgcatcatcctcggtgcatgcaaagatgtgtaggtggcgggggttgtggttcctcagccgatgctcgttgtagagtctttctctttactcttcccggtggccagcctgaaaaaagggagaagagagatggacatgaagtcaaaggggTAGAGCAAGGGAGAGGGCAGTACTAGTAAGAATCAtgccaaaataaagaagaatgtcgttaacacatggtcgcgactccatGAAATTAGGACAGCAATGGAAACAGGGCATGATAAATtgaagcaattaaatgcaagatgtttattggcatgctggtaaaggcatgagtagcgtaaatcaatcattaaaagccttaatgtattattagtcgtgagaaactaacaataacgtttgtgttgacaattatatttaattaataaaatagtaaagggaatttgtgaaaagcaagcatcgaatagtagaatagaataatgtagaaaagtgcatgatgccatacgggctttttcacaaatacatagcatgcatgataaataagttattgaaagtattaaattgaacatgcaagcagcctttaaaaaaaagtaatatataattgtcaaacaattcacaaaaatatagaaaataatgacccaaataaatttctaacaccaatgaaaataatgcaatgaatgaaagtatgcaaataaaatgaaataaaatggaagtgaaaaaggatgagaagaagaaaaagagagtgacaaaggagagagaaagaagaaattaggattagaaaagaaaagataagataattggtgcgGTTCTGAATAAGTTGTGCggtgcaggcgacgcggacgcgtgcgtgacgcggtcgcgtggtgcgcgataaagTCAGGTGACGGGGACGCATGGGTCAcacgatcgcgtggcctgatttgtgcgattggcgcgagtgaagtctcgcgttcgcgcaactctctgtttcaatgcattttgccaaaaatctgggtgacgcggtcgcgtggttgacgcgatcgcgtgaatggccaatttaaaaaatgacgcggacgcgtgggacatGCATTCGCGTGGGAAGGCTTGGGCTTCTAACaagagtccagcccaattccagctcaactttcggccatacaccctttttacgtcaatttacagggccacgcggtcgcgtgggtaacgcggacgcgtgggaggctcaTTTTCCAtaggacgcggacgcgtcagtgacgcggtcgcgtgggcaaaCTGTGCCaagggcacgcctccagccacgctttcgcgtgactctctgttcaacttTCTGTTCTTcataacgcactggtgacgcggacgcgtcagcgacgctgccgcgtcgcgtgcgttttttttttttaatatgcagtatgcagaatgcaaaatgatataaatgttatgagtaattccaagttcaatgaaaaataaaataaaacttgaaaataaataaaactaaataaaaatgaaaaggaacgatcataccatggtgggttgtctcccacctagcacttttagttaaagtccttaagtttgaCATTTGGTGGTTCCCTGTTAtgatggcttgtgcttgaactcatccaggaatctccaccaatgtttgtatctccagtaacctccggggtcccaaactaggcatgtaaagcccttaagaagcttcaaacagattcttaggctcccagaGTGACAAATGTCatagcagattccaggatcccaaatcttgcttttacacccatttgtGTCGGGATCTGTATCTTTCCagctgggtgataagtaatttgaattctcactgcagctaccaaacagcttcctagacccattcagttgagctttacaccaacctttgcgtttaaacttaaagcttccaaccatgatgaaccttgcaggataattcttaccactgaccatcttcctcttactcttaatgccacaaagagctctaagtttatCATCCgtttccagtagcccatattcaagtggggttagaaagctaagggatatgaattttgcccacttgaatgttgtgaaggatgatggcaaccaCTACAAGAGAGTACGGACATTGCGgcagtttttttattattagcggcggttttaaaccgccgcaaaatcaaagACCGGCGGTTAAGTAAACCGCCCTGGATAGTGGCGCGGGCAATTGTTTTAGCGGCGGTTAAATGGAATGATTTATTTGCgacggttttaaaccgccgctatTTGAAGAACaggtttttaaaaaaaagttgtgGCGGTCAGGAACCGCCGCAATTCAGcatgcatttttttaaaaaaaatagcaaatgtTTATAACCCCCACAATCTTCACTgttatagtaaaaaaataatttctccaCAAAGCTACctaatttttttacaactagccAAAAAAACAAACTTTGATATTCCTTCAGCTTCTTCAGCTTCTCCTAAAGAAGCATACAACGGTAATAACTCGCTCAAATCCATCACATGATTCAAACAATCCTCAGCCATATCTAACTGCAAGACAACAAGGCACTCACTTCAGAATATTTTGACATGGATGGTTAGAAATGAAATTCAGCTTAGGTGTTGGAGAAATacaatttaagttttaaataacATAGAAAAGTACCCTTCCATTATACATAGCTAATTCTCCCATCTGCTTCCATTTAGACTTACTCTGCATTTCTGTTGCAATACTTTGCAGCGAAAGAGGGCAAAAATTATTCATGGCATGAAATAGCAAGTGAAACACAAATATAGAAATTTGATAACCAAGTTAACAACTTTTACAAGCCAACTGATATCTCTTTGCAGACATTACAAGAACAAACCTTTGTAATAAGTCCAAACTCTTACAAAAACTGTCCAGGCCTTATCTCAAGGCAAGGTATGACTCTAACCATAATGGCACATATTTTATTATGAAATTGACAAAGTTAGTTACCAAATGAAAGTTGTATACAGGTTAATCTCTATAATGTAAAAACTACCTGAATTGGTGAGAGTTTTAAGTTGCTTCCAAGACTGCGGTTGGCACCAGTCTTGGAGCAAGGACTTACTCTGAAGGTCCTGGAGAACCTCCCGAAGCTCCCTCTGGAAATGATCAAAGAGAGTTGGGTAGTGTGTGCAGGCCTTGAAGCACATCACTTTAAGCCCAAGTGGCATCAAAATAGCATTCAGATAAGGCTGAGACTCGATCACAAAAGTCAGACCAAGCCCCATTGTGCATTCACACAACTAATAAGAATGGACATTGGCAAAACAAGATCTCCACTATCATTGTCGTTgcgatatataaataatataatgtgacaaattaatattaattatgtacCTATTAAAAACAGAGAATGGTGGCCTGGCCTGGTGGTTGATTGAGAAGTCAATCCCTAATGCACGAGAAACTGGCAAATTATGTCCCAAGGTAACTATCATGGGataggcatatatatata contains:
- the LOC112744241 gene encoding putative coatomer subunit beta'-3 isoform X3, with the protein product MGLWSCAAAIRPSLPGVDLLALLHSARNPCFLLHGIDFSINHQARPPFSVFNSIATEMQSKSKWKQMGELAMYNGRLDMAEDCLNHVMDLSELLPLYASLGEAEEAEGISKFVFLASCKKIR
- the LOC112744241 gene encoding putative coatomer subunit beta'-3 isoform X2, coding for MGLWSCAAAIRPSLPGVDLLALLHSARNPCFLLHVSRALGIDFSINHQARPPFSVFNSIATEMQSKSKWKQMGELAMYNGRLDMAEDCLNHVMDLSELLPLYASLGEAEEAEGISKFVFLASCKKIR
- the LOC112744241 gene encoding uncharacterized protein isoform X1, whose amino-acid sequence is MGLWSCAAAIRPSLPGVDLLALLHSARNPCFLLHVTLGHNLPVSRALGIDFSINHQARPPFSVFNSIATEMQSKSKWKQMGELAMYNGRLDMAEDCLNHVMDLSELLPLYASLGEAEEAEGISKFVFLASCKKIR